The following coding sequences lie in one Dunckerocampus dactyliophorus isolate RoL2022-P2 chromosome 4, RoL_Ddac_1.1, whole genome shotgun sequence genomic window:
- the c4h9orf78 gene encoding splicing factor C9orf78 homolog, translating to MPSCKNFRRRTDSSDVEEDETTQEVRSKVEEAKELQSLRRRQNGVSVTALLVGEKLPPEAEIDNDPFKLKTGGVVDMKKVKDRNRDMTEDDTDLNLGTSFSAETNRRDEDADMMKYIETELRRKKGLVEAEEQKVKVKNAEDHLYELPENIRVNSAKKTEEMLSNQMLSGIPEVDLGIDAKIKNIIQTEEAKAKLIAEQRNKKKDNGTSFVPTNIAVNYVQHNRFYHEDANASQRHHRHREEPKARPLRVGDTEKPGPETTSPQNFRKRPNNEKATDDYHYEKFKKMNRRY from the exons ATGCCTTCCTGCAAGAATTTCAGGAGGAGAACTGATTCTTCGGATGTGGAAGAAGACGAAACAACGCAAGAAGTCAG ATCTAAAGTAGAAGAGGCCAAAGAGCTACAGAGTCTACGACGACGGCAGAACGGAGTCAG cgTGACTGCCTTGTTGGTTGGAGAAAAATTACCACCTGAGGCTGAGATTGAC AATGACCCTTTTAAACTGAAAACTGGAGGTGTTGTTGACATGAAGAAAGTAAAAGATCGCAACCGAGACAT GACAGAGGACGACACAGACCTCAATCTGGGCACCTCCTTTTCAGCCGAAACCAACAGAAGAGATGAAGATGCAGACAT GATGAAATATATTGAGACAGAGCTAAGAAGAAAGAAGGGCCTCGTGGAAGCAGAGGAACAAAAAGTCAAGGTGAAAAATGCAGAAGACCATCTGTACGAGCTGCCTGAGAACATCCGAGTCAACTCTGCCAAAAAGACAGAGGAGATGTTATCCAATCAGATGCTGAGTGGGATCCCTGAGGTCGACCTTGGGATAGA TGCAAAGATAAAGAACATCATCCAGACAGAGGAGGCCAAAGCCAAGCTAATAGCAGAACAAAGgaacaagaaaaaagacaacGGAACGTCATTTGTTCCCACCAACATCGCCGTCAACTATGTCCAACACAACCGCT TTTACCATGAGGACGCTAATGCATCTCAGAGGCACCACAGACACAGAGAGGAACCAAAAGCAAGGCCCCTGCGTGTAGGAGACACTGAGAAACCTGGTCCAGAGA CAACGTCGCCACAAAACTTTCGCAAACGGCCAAATAACGAAAAGGCCACTGATGACTACCATTATGAGAAGTTCAAGAAGATGAATCGCCGATACTAA